From Dreissena polymorpha isolate Duluth1 chromosome 15, UMN_Dpol_1.0, whole genome shotgun sequence, a single genomic window includes:
- the LOC127859958 gene encoding sterile alpha motif domain-containing protein 9-like, protein MSDDEIEGCFKQKIEHHGLKYGFGLGKGLSKIQKEMKQRLTVGSHKMKSDLRGFGTSSDKVVYKQCKVRKDVFSMLTPVHKYVFPKRKKQMHPSYFAAEVIKFAAACINGRQNGTFHFGIQPLENNEGLIVGLQSSEFRVYTQRIAIDYGLQHCFMGPCSEKRILERTIQPIIFVPCENGSVVIEVDIQPSCLFMKDTAFIVMFPPNGKQEKKLFMYVSIQGWNMFETIDVQKSECLKEDLKNTLELRNKLEQSRFRPNKAIVNKRSALQNRLTAGNTFVTDQMVPHIICGRYTRLENAEKILSLIKSAFVSSQVVFDFDPSTSLIKHIEQGDEYFDIVLPDDENTDEY, encoded by the coding sequence ATGTCGGACGATGAAATCGAGGGATGctttaaacagaaaattgaaCATCATGGGCTTAAGTATGGCTTCGGCCTCGGCAAAGGCCTTTCTAAAATACAAAAAGAAATGAAACAACGATTGACGGTTGGAAGTCATAAAATGAAAAGTGATCTGCGTGGTTTTGGGACTAGTTCGGACAAAGttgtttataaacaatgtaaAGTAAGAAAAGATGTGTTTTCCATGTTAACACCTGTACATAAGTATGTTTTTCCTAAAAGAAAAAAGCAGATGCATCCGTCTTACTTTGCAGCTGAAGTAATTAAATTTGCAGCAGCATGCATTAACGGTAGACAAAATGGAACGTTTCACTTTGGGATACAACCTCTTGAGAATAATGAAGGATTGATTGTTGGTTTACAGAGTTCAGAGTTCAGGGTATACACGCAAAGAATTGCAATCGATTATGGCTTACAGCACTGTTTTATGGGACCTTGTTCGGAAAAGCGAATTTTAGAACGAACCATTCAACCGATAATATTTGTGCCATGTGAGAATGGTAGTGTTGTGATTGAAGTTGATATTCAACCATCATGCCTGTTTATGAAAGACACAGCCTTCATAGTCATGTTTCCTCCCAATGGTAAACAGGAAAAGAAATTATTCATGTACGTATCAATACAAGGATGGAATATGTTTGAGACAATTGATGTTCAAAAGTCTGAATGTCTAAAGGAAGATTTAAAAAACACATTGGAGCTTAGGAATAAACTGGAGCAATCGCGATTTCGGCCAAACAAAGCGATTGTTAACAAACGATCAGCTTTACAAAATCGTTTGACTGCAGGCAACACATTTGTGACCGATCAAATGGTACCGCATATCATATGTGGTAGATACACGCGACTGGAAAATGCTGAGAAGATTCTTTCATTGATTAAATCAGCCTTTGTGTCTTCGCAAGTAGTGTTTGACTTCGACCCATCAACTTCATTGATCAAACACATCGAACAAGGTGATGAATACTTTGATATCGTTCTACCTGATGACGAAAATACCGATGAGTATTAG
- the LOC127859957 gene encoding sterile alpha motif domain-containing protein 9-like, whose translation MILVFDTLTKLDPLYQLASECCSWFPENTVIISDIDENLAQLRSDIQPILEQEKQNAIFFSGLTWSNIVNDVLLPIFPSISGNVIQLPISFGTFITMTPKELKDKQLSDIEPISCDECKSTFGAMDDCKQNETCDKEEQSFYKGNKVSWWNFYFEIQVCKRDVFDKFRTKIEKKIREGTKRVEILKIFHQPGAGGTTLGRHLLWHFSQFKGDFSNLFRCCLVNNVVERDTTEQILELWSFKDDDKDKRNPVIVLADNIPEESLAILCDNLDTLSYHNGSTLENLFCLLVVVTRNMTSKEDSILRQALSKREKMWFKKRSKNLEETKSKQQIDSMIAFNVMKEDFNPEYILQTTKRIMCGLKGNEIKLVQHLSVTNTYDADASFAPEVFDKLIGMERSTITKWTMNDLLKVGGPVGLSGAQRRNIIPFRQTWNVSSSESLELLIKHSVVDNRNRVSLVSPLIAKASLEFIKEKEQLDLEKIIYELLALLEERQKDSREAYSTGKFNGVVCNLFNYRHRQKRPFGEGKSTFSNLVTDLSDVRSWETSKDAFDRTDKLMNRCFQITRDPYVGQQRARFCIHFHQYVHAEEAIKMALKESDKVPILYDTFGQIYRTQLISSMKDANVEPKQLLTLACKAIEKFQDAQRLGKLDDLSFYEMEISVGLSVLEHLRNRYKEPFVNFINGLSSVGKFVEFGPGMEKFVNGNDLQCHISKSLRHVEDVFTMTKRPFHERSTFADTERRVREMRIKFQRIYKADSSAIE comes from the coding sequence ATGATCTTGGTATTTGATACACTTACAAAACTCGACCCATTGTATCAATTAGCATCCGAGTGTTGCTCCTGGTTTCCAGAAAACACAGTAATAATTTCCGATATAGACGAAAATTTAGCACAGCTCAGATCAGATATACAGCCTATACTTGAGCAAGAGAAGCagaatgcaatttttttttctggACTTACATGGTCAAATATTGTAAACGACGTACTTTTACCTATTTTCCCAAGTATATCTGGGAATGTGATTCAACTTCCAATCAGTTTTGGAACATTTATTACCATGACACCAAAAGAGCTTAAAGACAAACAGCTGAGCGACATTGAGCCCATAAGTTGTGATGAGTGCAAATCAACGTTTGGTGCAATGGATGATTGTAAACAAAACGAAACGTGCGACAAGGAAGAACAATCATTCTACAAAGGAAATAAAGTATCGTGGTGGAATTTCTATTTTGAGATACAAGTTTGTAAGAGAGATGTTTTTGACAAGTTCAGAactaaaattgaaaagaaaatacGCGAAGGAACTAAACGGGTGgaaattttaaagatatttcaccAACCTGGAGCTGGTGGCACCACTCTTGGACGACATCTTTTGTGGCATTTCAGTCAGTTTAAGGGAGACTTCTCGAATTTATTCCGATGCTGTTTAGTAAATAATGTTGTCGAAAGGGATACGACAGAGCAAATTTTGGAACTTTGGTCTTTTAAGGACGATGACAAAGACAAAAGAAATCCAGTCATTGTTTTAGCTGACAATATTCCTGAAGAGTCATTAGCAATTCTTTGCGACAACCTAGACACTCTTTCATATCACAATGGGTCAACGTTAGAAAACCTGTTTTGTCTCTTAGTGGTTGTTACCCGGAATATGACATCGAAGGAAGACTCAATACTGAGACAGGCACTTTCCAAAAGAGAAAAAATGTGGTTTAAGAAGCGTTCGAAGAATTTAGAAGAAACAAAAAGCAAACAGCAAATTGATTCGATGATAGCATTTAACGTTATGAAAGAGGACTTCAATCCAGAATACATCTTACAAACTACAAAACGAATTATGTGTGGACTGAAAGGAAACGAAATAAAGCTTGTGCAGCACCTTTCTGTCACAAACACGTATGATGCTGATGCCTCATTTGCACCCGAAGTATTCGACAAGCTCATCGGAATGGAACGATCGACTATCACTAAATGGACCATGAATGACCTATTGAAAGTAGGCGGACCCGTGGGACTTTCTGGAGCTCAACGGAGAAACATTATTCCTTTTCGACAAACTTGGAATGTCAGTTCATCAGAGTCTTTAGAGCTTCTCATAAAACACAGTGTTGTAGATAATCGTAATAGGGTTTCACTGGTTTCTCCGCTGATAGCAAAAGCGAGCTTAGAATTCATTAAAGAAAAAGAACAATTAGACTTAGAAAAAATTATCTATGAATTGCTAGCATTATTGGAAGAACGTCAAAAAGATTCACGCGAAGCATACTCGACCGGAAAATTTAATGGTGTTGTTTGTAATTTATTCAATTATCGACATCGGCAAAAGAGACCTTTTGGAGAAGGAAAGAGTACGTTTTCCAATCTTGTAACCGATTTATCAGACGTAAGGAGTTGGGAAACAAGTAAAGATGCGTTTGACAGGACAGATAAGCTTATGAATCGCTGTTTCCAAATTACAAGAGATCCGTACGTTGGTCAACAAAGGGCAAGGTTTTGCATTCACTTTCACCAATATGTACATGCCGAAGAAGCTATTAAAATGGCATTGAAAGAATCTGACAAGGTTCCTATATTGTATGACACATTTGGACAAATATATAGGACACAACTTATTTCCTCTATGAAGGACGCCAATGTAGAACCAAAACAATTACTCACACTAGCATGCAAGGCAATTGAAAAATTTCAAGATGCTCAACGACTCGGCAAATTAGATGACTTGTCATTTTATGAAATGGAAATTTCTGTTGGCTTGAGTGTTTTAGAACATTTGCGTAACAGATATAAAGAGCCGTTTGTGAACTTCATAAATGGTTTGTCGTCTGTaggcaaatttgttgaatttggcCCTGGAATGGAAAAGTTTGTGAATGGAAATGATCTGCAGTGCCATATATCAAAATCTTTACGTCACGTTGAAGACGTCTTTACTATGACAAAACGACCATTTCATGAGCGGTCTACATTTGCCGACACAGAGAGACGGGTGCGTGAGATGAGAATTAAGTTTCAGCGCATTTACAAGGCAGATTCTTCagctattgaataa